One Phalacrocorax carbo chromosome 12, bPhaCar2.1, whole genome shotgun sequence genomic window carries:
- the LOC104041391 gene encoding cytochrome P450 26A1 isoform X2 — MGFSALLASALCTFLLPLLLFLAAVKLWDLYCVSGRDPSCPLPLPPGTMGLPFFGETLQLVLQVRRGGERGSAPAPPLPAGEGDKRRPLRAPVPRWERAALPAPSSPFLDLFYYSSPSPVQRRKFLQMKRRKYGFIYKTHLFGRPTVRVMGAENVRHILLGEHRLVSVQWPASVRTILGSGCLSNLHNGQHKHRKKHYVPVIQEEVSACLTQWLGAAGPCLLVYPEVKRLMFRIAMRILLGFQPCQASPDSEQQLVEAFEEMIRNLFSLPIDVPFSGLYRGLRARNIIHAKIEENIRAKMARKEPEGGYKDALQLLMEHTQGNGEQLNMQELKESATELLFGGHETTASAATSLIAFLGLHHDVLQKVRKELQGKGLLCSPSQEKQLDMEVLEQLKYTGCVIKETLRLSPPVPGGFRIALKTLELNGYQIPKGWNVIYSICDTHDVADLFTNKDEFNPDRFMSPSPEDSSRFSFIPFGGGLRSCVGKEFAKVLLKIFTVELARSCDWQLLNGPPTMKTGPIVYPVDNLPTKFIGFSGQI, encoded by the exons ATGGGCTTCTCCGCCCTGCTCGCCAGCGCCCTGTGCACCTTCCTGCTGCCCCTTCTACTTTTTCTGGCCGCCGTCAAGCTCTGGGACCTGTACTGTGTGAGCGGCCGCGACCCCAGCTGcccgctgccgctgcccccggGCACCATGGGGCTCCCCTTCTTCGGGGAGACgctgcagctggtgctgcaggtAAGGCGAGGCGGGGAGCGGGGAAGCGCCCCGGCTCCTCCTTTACCTGCAGGGGAGGGAGATAAGCGGCGGCCTCTCCGGGCTCCCGTGCCTAGGTGGGAAagagctgctctccctgccccttcctctccttttttagatttattttattattcctccccttcccctgtcCAGAGGCGGAAATTCCTGCAGATGAAGCGCAGGAAATACGGCTTCATCTACAAGACTCACCTCTTCGGGCGGCCCACGGTGCGGGTGATGGGCGCCGAGAACGTGCGGCACATCCTGCTGGGCGAGCACCGGCTCGTCTCCGTGCAGTGGCCCGCCTCGGTGCGCACCATCCTGGGCTCGGGCTGCCTTTCCAACCTCCACAACGGGCAGCACAAGCACCGCAAAAAG CACTACGTGCCCGTCATCCAGGAGGAGGTGAGCGCCTGCCTGACACAGTGGCTGGGCGCCGCCgggccctgcctgctggtgtaCCCCGAGGTGAAGCGCCTCATGTTTCGCATCGCCATGAGGATCCTGCTGGgcttccagccctgccaggccAGCCCCGACAgtgagcagcagctggtggaggCCTTCGAGGAGATGATCCGCAACCTGTTCTCCCTCCCCATCGACGTGCCCTTCAGTGGGCTCTACCGG GGCTTGCGGGCACGCAACATCATCCACGCCAAGATCGAGGAGAACATCCGTGCCAAGATGGCCCGCAAGGAGCCTGAGGGCGGCTACAAGGATGCACTGCAGCTGCTGATGGAGCACACGCAGGGCAACGGGGAGCAGCTCAACATGCAG GAGCTGAAGGAGtctgccacagagctgctgtttggGGGCCATGAAACCACTGCTAGTGCTGCCACGTCGCTGATAGCCTTCCTGGGGCTCCACCATGACGTCCTGCAGAAAGTGAGGAAAGAGCTGCAGGGCAAG GGGTTACTGTGCAGTCCCAGTCAAGAGAAGCAGCTGGACATGGAGGTCTTGGAGCAGCTGAAGTACACGGGCTGTGTCATCAAAGAGACCCTCAGGCTGAGCCCTCCTGTTCCTGGAGGATTTCGAATTGCACTCAAGACCCTTGAGCTAAAT GGTTACCAGATCCCTAAAGGTTGGAATGTTATTTACAGTATCTGTGATACCCACGATGTGGCAGATCTCTTTACCAACAAGGATGAATTTAACCCGGATCGCTTCATGTCTCCATCTCCAGAGGATTCTTCTAGGTTCAGTTTCATTCCTTTCGGTGGGGGCTTGAGGAGCTGCGTTGGCAAAGAGTTTGCAAAAGtccttctaaaaatatttacagtggAGTTGGCTCGGAGCTgtgactggcagctgctgaaTGGACCTCCTACAATGAAAACAGGCCCCATAGTGTACCCTGTGGACAATCTACCTACCAAATTCATAGGTTTCAGCGGCCAAATCTGA
- the LOC104041391 gene encoding cytochrome P450 26A1 isoform X1, which yields MGFSALLASALCTFLLPLLLFLAAVKLWDLYCVSGRDPSCPLPLPPGTMGLPFFGETLQLVLQVRRGGERGSAPAPPLPAGEGDKRRPLRAPVPRWERAALPAPSSPFLDLFYYSSPSPVQRRKFLQMKRRKYGFIYKTHLFGRPTVRVMGAENVRHILLGEHRLVSVQWPASVRTILGSGCLSNLHNGQHKHRKKVIMRAFSRDALQHYVPVIQEEVSACLTQWLGAAGPCLLVYPEVKRLMFRIAMRILLGFQPCQASPDSEQQLVEAFEEMIRNLFSLPIDVPFSGLYRGLRARNIIHAKIEENIRAKMARKEPEGGYKDALQLLMEHTQGNGEQLNMQELKESATELLFGGHETTASAATSLIAFLGLHHDVLQKVRKELQGKGLLCSPSQEKQLDMEVLEQLKYTGCVIKETLRLSPPVPGGFRIALKTLELNGYQIPKGWNVIYSICDTHDVADLFTNKDEFNPDRFMSPSPEDSSRFSFIPFGGGLRSCVGKEFAKVLLKIFTVELARSCDWQLLNGPPTMKTGPIVYPVDNLPTKFIGFSGQI from the exons ATGGGCTTCTCCGCCCTGCTCGCCAGCGCCCTGTGCACCTTCCTGCTGCCCCTTCTACTTTTTCTGGCCGCCGTCAAGCTCTGGGACCTGTACTGTGTGAGCGGCCGCGACCCCAGCTGcccgctgccgctgcccccggGCACCATGGGGCTCCCCTTCTTCGGGGAGACgctgcagctggtgctgcaggtAAGGCGAGGCGGGGAGCGGGGAAGCGCCCCGGCTCCTCCTTTACCTGCAGGGGAGGGAGATAAGCGGCGGCCTCTCCGGGCTCCCGTGCCTAGGTGGGAAagagctgctctccctgccccttcctctccttttttagatttattttattattcctccccttcccctgtcCAGAGGCGGAAATTCCTGCAGATGAAGCGCAGGAAATACGGCTTCATCTACAAGACTCACCTCTTCGGGCGGCCCACGGTGCGGGTGATGGGCGCCGAGAACGTGCGGCACATCCTGCTGGGCGAGCACCGGCTCGTCTCCGTGCAGTGGCCCGCCTCGGTGCGCACCATCCTGGGCTCGGGCTGCCTTTCCAACCTCCACAACGGGCAGCACAAGCACCGCAAAAAG GTGATCATGCGGGCCTTCTCCCGGGACGCCCTGCAGCACTACGTGCCCGTCATCCAGGAGGAGGTGAGCGCCTGCCTGACACAGTGGCTGGGCGCCGCCgggccctgcctgctggtgtaCCCCGAGGTGAAGCGCCTCATGTTTCGCATCGCCATGAGGATCCTGCTGGgcttccagccctgccaggccAGCCCCGACAgtgagcagcagctggtggaggCCTTCGAGGAGATGATCCGCAACCTGTTCTCCCTCCCCATCGACGTGCCCTTCAGTGGGCTCTACCGG GGCTTGCGGGCACGCAACATCATCCACGCCAAGATCGAGGAGAACATCCGTGCCAAGATGGCCCGCAAGGAGCCTGAGGGCGGCTACAAGGATGCACTGCAGCTGCTGATGGAGCACACGCAGGGCAACGGGGAGCAGCTCAACATGCAG GAGCTGAAGGAGtctgccacagagctgctgtttggGGGCCATGAAACCACTGCTAGTGCTGCCACGTCGCTGATAGCCTTCCTGGGGCTCCACCATGACGTCCTGCAGAAAGTGAGGAAAGAGCTGCAGGGCAAG GGGTTACTGTGCAGTCCCAGTCAAGAGAAGCAGCTGGACATGGAGGTCTTGGAGCAGCTGAAGTACACGGGCTGTGTCATCAAAGAGACCCTCAGGCTGAGCCCTCCTGTTCCTGGAGGATTTCGAATTGCACTCAAGACCCTTGAGCTAAAT GGTTACCAGATCCCTAAAGGTTGGAATGTTATTTACAGTATCTGTGATACCCACGATGTGGCAGATCTCTTTACCAACAAGGATGAATTTAACCCGGATCGCTTCATGTCTCCATCTCCAGAGGATTCTTCTAGGTTCAGTTTCATTCCTTTCGGTGGGGGCTTGAGGAGCTGCGTTGGCAAAGAGTTTGCAAAAGtccttctaaaaatatttacagtggAGTTGGCTCGGAGCTgtgactggcagctgctgaaTGGACCTCCTACAATGAAAACAGGCCCCATAGTGTACCCTGTGGACAATCTACCTACCAAATTCATAGGTTTCAGCGGCCAAATCTGA
- the LOC104041391 gene encoding cytochrome P450 26A1 isoform X3 has protein sequence MGFSALLASALCTFLLPLLLFLAAVKLWDLYCVSGRDPSCPLPLPPGTMGLPFFGETLQLVLQRRKFLQMKRRKYGFIYKTHLFGRPTVRVMGAENVRHILLGEHRLVSVQWPASVRTILGSGCLSNLHNGQHKHRKKVIMRAFSRDALQHYVPVIQEEVSACLTQWLGAAGPCLLVYPEVKRLMFRIAMRILLGFQPCQASPDSEQQLVEAFEEMIRNLFSLPIDVPFSGLYRGLRARNIIHAKIEENIRAKMARKEPEGGYKDALQLLMEHTQGNGEQLNMQELKESATELLFGGHETTASAATSLIAFLGLHHDVLQKVRKELQGKGLLCSPSQEKQLDMEVLEQLKYTGCVIKETLRLSPPVPGGFRIALKTLELNGYQIPKGWNVIYSICDTHDVADLFTNKDEFNPDRFMSPSPEDSSRFSFIPFGGGLRSCVGKEFAKVLLKIFTVELARSCDWQLLNGPPTMKTGPIVYPVDNLPTKFIGFSGQI, from the exons ATGGGCTTCTCCGCCCTGCTCGCCAGCGCCCTGTGCACCTTCCTGCTGCCCCTTCTACTTTTTCTGGCCGCCGTCAAGCTCTGGGACCTGTACTGTGTGAGCGGCCGCGACCCCAGCTGcccgctgccgctgcccccggGCACCATGGGGCTCCCCTTCTTCGGGGAGACgctgcagctggtgctgcag AGGCGGAAATTCCTGCAGATGAAGCGCAGGAAATACGGCTTCATCTACAAGACTCACCTCTTCGGGCGGCCCACGGTGCGGGTGATGGGCGCCGAGAACGTGCGGCACATCCTGCTGGGCGAGCACCGGCTCGTCTCCGTGCAGTGGCCCGCCTCGGTGCGCACCATCCTGGGCTCGGGCTGCCTTTCCAACCTCCACAACGGGCAGCACAAGCACCGCAAAAAG GTGATCATGCGGGCCTTCTCCCGGGACGCCCTGCAGCACTACGTGCCCGTCATCCAGGAGGAGGTGAGCGCCTGCCTGACACAGTGGCTGGGCGCCGCCgggccctgcctgctggtgtaCCCCGAGGTGAAGCGCCTCATGTTTCGCATCGCCATGAGGATCCTGCTGGgcttccagccctgccaggccAGCCCCGACAgtgagcagcagctggtggaggCCTTCGAGGAGATGATCCGCAACCTGTTCTCCCTCCCCATCGACGTGCCCTTCAGTGGGCTCTACCGG GGCTTGCGGGCACGCAACATCATCCACGCCAAGATCGAGGAGAACATCCGTGCCAAGATGGCCCGCAAGGAGCCTGAGGGCGGCTACAAGGATGCACTGCAGCTGCTGATGGAGCACACGCAGGGCAACGGGGAGCAGCTCAACATGCAG GAGCTGAAGGAGtctgccacagagctgctgtttggGGGCCATGAAACCACTGCTAGTGCTGCCACGTCGCTGATAGCCTTCCTGGGGCTCCACCATGACGTCCTGCAGAAAGTGAGGAAAGAGCTGCAGGGCAAG GGGTTACTGTGCAGTCCCAGTCAAGAGAAGCAGCTGGACATGGAGGTCTTGGAGCAGCTGAAGTACACGGGCTGTGTCATCAAAGAGACCCTCAGGCTGAGCCCTCCTGTTCCTGGAGGATTTCGAATTGCACTCAAGACCCTTGAGCTAAAT GGTTACCAGATCCCTAAAGGTTGGAATGTTATTTACAGTATCTGTGATACCCACGATGTGGCAGATCTCTTTACCAACAAGGATGAATTTAACCCGGATCGCTTCATGTCTCCATCTCCAGAGGATTCTTCTAGGTTCAGTTTCATTCCTTTCGGTGGGGGCTTGAGGAGCTGCGTTGGCAAAGAGTTTGCAAAAGtccttctaaaaatatttacagtggAGTTGGCTCGGAGCTgtgactggcagctgctgaaTGGACCTCCTACAATGAAAACAGGCCCCATAGTGTACCCTGTGGACAATCTACCTACCAAATTCATAGGTTTCAGCGGCCAAATCTGA